Below is a window of Cytophagaceae bacterium DNA.
AATAGAAGCCTATAGCTTTACTGATAAACAGGTAGAACAATTAAAGGAATTAGTTGACAAGAAATTCGACTTACTAATAATAACACCGAATGAAGCTAAACCACTTACCTCAGCGATTGAAGAAATTTACAAGTCTGGGATTCCTGTAATACTTGTAGATAGAAAAACTGACTCCAACAATTATACAGCATTTATTGGTGCTGATAATTATGAAATTGGAGAAACTGCAGGAAGATATATTGCAAGTAAATTTGGAGGAAATGGAAATATTTTAGAGGTTCAACTTGAGATGACATCTTCTCCTGCCATTGAAAGAAACAAGGGATTCATAGATGCAATTTCGGCCTCAAACAATCTAAAAATAGTCAATTCAATTGAAGTAAGAAATGGGATAGAAATTCTTGACACAGAATTACCCAAAATACTAAAAAAATACCCGGAAACGAATATTGTTTTTGCACACACAGATTTTCTTGCATTCTCAGCTTATAAAGTTGCCAAAAAAGCTGGAAAAACTAAGGATTTATTTTTTGTAGGTATAGATGCAATACCCGTAAATAAAGGGATGCGAGATGTTAAAAACGGAACATTGAATGCTACTTTACTTTATCCAACCGGCGGGGCTGAAGCTATTCAAACTGCAGTAAAAATACTAAATAAACAACCCTACAATAAAGACAATAAGCTTTTAACAAATGTAATTAATTCAGAAAACGTAGATATAATGCTCTCTCAAATTCAAAAAATAAAAGAGCAACAGGTTGAAATAGAGCGAGAAATTGTAAAAATTAATGATCTAAATAGGACATATTCTTCTCAGCGAAACAGACTTTATTTTATAAGTGCTTTGCTAACTATTGTGATAATATTGGGAGTCTTTTTATTTTTCCTTTTGCAAGAGAAACAACGCTCTAATAAAACATTGGAAGAAAGGAACAAAGCCATACTTGAACAAAAAAATGAAATAGAAAAAGTTTCAAAACTTGCTAGTAAAGCTACTGAAGATAAAATGCGGTTTTACTCTTATATTTCCCATGAATTTAAAACCCCACTTAGCTTAATTTTAACACCAACAGAAGATTTAATTCAAAGAAATAGTTCTGATAAAAGGGAAATTACTTCAACATTAAAATTAATTTATAAAAATGCAAATCGCCTGTTAGGATTAGTGGACCAATTACTTGAAATGAGGAAGTTGGATGCGGGGAAAATGGAAATTGAATTGAGTAACCAGGATTTGGTCGGTTTTATTAGAGAAATCGTTGA
It encodes the following:
- a CDS encoding substrate-binding domain-containing protein codes for the protein MKRELAFHPEIEMEIIEAYSFTDKQVEQLKELVDKKFDLLIITPNEAKPLTSAIEEIYKSGIPVILVDRKTDSNNYTAFIGADNYEIGETAGRYIASKFGGNGNILEVQLEMTSSPAIERNKGFIDAISASNNLKIVNSIEVRNGIEILDTELPKILKKYPETNIVFAHTDFLAFSAYKVAKKAGKTKDLFFVGIDAIPVNKGMRDVKNGTLNATLLYPTGGAEAIQTAVKILNKQPYNKDNKLLTNVINSENVDIMLSQIQKIKEQQVEIEREIVKINDLNRTYSSQRNRLYFISALLTIVIILGVFLFFLLQEKQRSNKTLEERNKAILEQKNEIEKVSKLASKATEDKMRFYSYISHEFKTPLSLILTPTEDLIQRNSSDKREITSTLKLIYKNANRLLGLVDQLLEMRKLDAGKMEIELSNQDLVGFIREIVDDFKVKAKQKQIDLQFSTPFKELTAFFDPQKLDKVLFNIVSNAFKYTLEGGLIHISILKNIDKIEINIADNGIGMNEEDKEHAFDLFYRGNKNISLGTGLGLALSHEFISLHGGEINLTSEKGKGTTFKIILPVIESDQNLFGKNTFIEQKINKEFEETETIIQPNKPNQSFENTLILIEDNHDLNNFLTKKLETTYTVVANDNAEKGWEEILSYIPDVIICDVMLPGMDGFTLTQKVKADFRTSHIPVILLTAKSQIESQIEGTKAGADAYIMKPFNQQLLEEKIKSLIENRDRMRKRFSNEVLTPNHLQKGERRFLYELKL